DNA sequence from the Rhizobium sp. ARZ01 genome:
CGCCTATCACGGCCTTGACCGCGTGCTGCACGTCAAGACGGCGGCGTCGCCGGTGCCGCTGCAGGTCCGGGTGCCCGCAAACGGCGCGGCCGATCACCGGATCGGCGACGCGCTCAGCCTCAAGATCGACCCGGCCAAATGCCGGCTCTTTGCCGGAGGGGCGGTAGCCGGGTGAAGGGCCACGCCGGGGGCAGGATTTCAAGAACACCATAAAAGAGGGAACACATGTCCAAGACTATTGCATTTTTTCCGGAAGCGGCCTTCGGGCCGGCGCTGAACTCGGTGGGCATCGCTCAGGCGGTGCAGGCGCTCGGCCACAAGGCCGTGTTCCTCTCCGATCCGGGTTTCGTCTCGGTCTATGAGGGCTACGGTTTCGAGGCCCATCCGGTGAACCTGTCGGAGCCGATGCCGCCGGAGCAGATGGCGAAGTTCTGGGAGGACTTCATCAACGGCCACATCCCGAACTTCCGCAAGTCCCCGATCGATCAGGTCGGCAACTATGTGAAGGATTGCTGGACGGCGATCGTCGACAGCGCCAAGTGGGCGCAGAAGGATTTGCCCCGGGTGCTCGACAGGATCCAGCCGGACCTGATCTGCGTCGACAACGTCATCCTTTTCCCGGCGATCAAGCAATACGGCAAGCCCTGGGTGCGCATCATTTCCTGCTCGGAAAACGAGATCGAGGACCCGAAGATCCCACCGCATCTCTCCGGTTGCGGCGAGAAAGACTACGAGGGCCACGCGGCCTATCGCGACCGGTTCAACGCCGTGATCAAGCCGATCCACGACGATTTCAATGCCTTCCTTTCCGAAAACGGCGAGAGCGCCTATCCGATCGGCCAGTTCTTCGAGGCCTCGCCCTACATGAACCTCCTGCTCTATCCGGAGTCGGTGAAATTCCATCGTGAACATCCGCTCGATCCGAAGCAGTTCCAGTATCTCGAAGGTTGCGTGCGCAAGGAACAGCCCTACGAGGTGCCTACCTTCGCCTCAAATAATGACAAGCCGCTGATCTACATCTCCTTCGGTTCGCTCGGCGCCGGCGATACGGACCTGCTGAAGCGGCTGATTTCGACGATCGGCAAGCTGCCCTATCGCGCGCTGGTCAATGTCGGCGACTACAAGGGCGAGTACGGGAACCTGCCGGGTAACGTTATCGTCGACAGCTGGTTCCCTCAGCCCTCCGTCATTCCGCAGGTGGACGCGGTCATCCACCATGGCGGCAACAACTCGTTCACCGAATGCCTCTACTTCGGCAAGCCGGCCATCATCATGCCCTATGTCTGGGATGGCCACGACAATGCCACCCGCGTCGACGAGACCGGCCACGGCTTCAAGATGCCGCGCTACGACTGGACCGATGCCGACCTTGCCGCAAAGCTTGACGCCTGCATAAACAATCCGGCGATGAAGACCAGGCTCGCTGCCACCAGCGCCCACATGCAGGCCCGCAACGGTCCGAAGAAGGCCGCGGGTGTTCTCGATGAATTGGTCAAAACGGGCAGGTTCAATGGCTGAAACGACGAAATCCACGGCGCCGCACATCTATGGCGCCACCACCTATTCCGATCTCGTGGACTGGGGCAGCCAGCCCGACAGTATCGAGGGCCAGTCGCATTCGTCAGGGCGCCTCGTTTTCAAGGGGCCGAACAATCAGCCCGAAAGCGGCATCTGGGTCTGCACGCCCGGCCGCTGGCGGCTGTCGATCCCGCGCGACGAATTCTGTCATTTCGTCGCGGGTAGGGCGGTCTACCGCTCTGACGACGGCGAACTGATCGAGGTCGAAGCCGGCACCGTCGTGATGTTTCCAGGCGGCTGGACCGGCGAGTGCACCGTCATCGAGACGATGCGCAACATCTACATGCTTGTTTGAGGTAGCCTGATGACCACACCCTATTGGCCCGATACCACAACCGTCGCGCTTGACGATTGGGGTCCAAGTGCCACATCCACAGATGGCAATCCGCACATGAGCGGGAAGGTGCTTTCGGCCAACAGTGACGGTTCCAGCGAATGCGGCATCTGGTCCTGTACGCCGGGCACCCGCAAGATCACCATCGCCAGCGACGAGTTCTGCTACTTCCTCGGCGGCAAGGGAACCTATGTCCACGAGAGCGGCGAGGAAATCCCGGTGCGTGCGGGTTCCGCCGTCTTCTTTCCCGGTGGCTGGACGGGGACGTCCATCATCACCGAAACCCTGACCAAGGCCTTCATGAGCCGCGGCGACTGACAAAAGGAAATATTCATGCCCATCACACCCTTCATGAAGAAGCCGCTCGAGCAAACCGATCTTGTCGACTGGGGCGTCATCCCGACGATGATCGAAGGCGAAAGCCGCACCTCCGGCAAGGTGATCCACAAGGGATCGAACGGCGAATCCGAGTGCGGCCTGTGGGTCTGCACACCGGGCAAATGGTTCTGCCACGTCACCCGCGACGAGTTCTGCCACTTCCTCGAAGGCCGCTGCACCTATGTGCACGAGAGCGGCGAGGTGATCGAGATCACTCCCGACACGGCCGCCTTCTTCCCACAGGACTGGAAGGGCGAGTGCACCGTCCATGAGACGATCAAGAAGGTCTACATGATCCGCTGAGCGGGTGAGGCGAGCGGGCGACGTTCCAACCTTGCCGCATCAGGTGGCTTTCCGCTTTGCCAGTCGCCCCTCAGCCGCCTGCCTTCTCCCCGTGAATGGGAAGAAGGACGAGAGCCGCCAACGCGTCGCCATTCCCTCTCCCCGCTTGCGGGGAGAGGGGCAGGGTGAGGGGCGAACGCCCGGAACTCATCCGCTCCGATAAAGCGAAGGCGGGTCAACCCGTCCCCGACCAGAGAGGAACGACCATGTTCAACCCCGCCGAGCCCGTCTTCTACCGGCACCCGGACTATGTGCCGTCCACGGGCAAACACCATCAGGTAATTGACCCGGCACGGCTCACCAAGGTCGGCGAGTTTGCCAACACGACACCCGACCAGATGGACGCCGTGCTTGATGCCGCCACTGTCGCCCAACGCGACTGGAAAAGGCTCGACGCCAAGTCGCGCGCAACAATCCTGCACCGGATCGCCAACAGAATCGAGGCGACCGACATGCGTCGCTGTGCCGAGCTGATGTCGCGCGAGATGGGCAAGCCCTATCCCGAAGCGATCGGCGAGGTGGCCAATTGCGCCGGCGCCTTCCGCTACTTCGCCGAGATGGCGCGCGACGAGGCCGGCAAGGTTGCGGGTACGACGCAGGCCGGCTCCTTCCAGCACGCGCGCTACGAGCCGCTGGGGCTCAGCGTCCACATCATGCCGTTTAATTTCCCGATCCTTTTGATGTGCTGGACGGTCGCCGCCTCGCTTGCGTCAGGCAACGGCTGCATCATCAAGCCGGCTCCGGCAACCACGCTGTCGACGCTGGAGTTCATGCATGTTTTCGAGGCCCTGCCGGCCGGACTGATCGCCTGCCTGCCGGGCGGGGTCGAACTCGGTGAGGCGCTGGTCGCCTCGCCGAAGACGCACGCCGTCGCCTTCACCGGCTCTGTTGCGGCGGGCAAGGCCGTGGCGATGGCAGCGGCCGGCCAGATGAAGCCGGCCGTGATCGAGGCAGGCGGCTCCGATCCGATGATCATCACGGCGCATGCGCCAATCGCCGTGGCCGCTGCCGGCGCCGTCACGGCCGCCTTCCATATGTCCGGCCAGGTCTGCACCTCGGCCGAGCGCTTCTTCGTCGTCGAGAGCGTACACGATGCCTTTGTGGAGAATTTTGCCGCTGAAACGAAGCGGCTTCGCATCGGTAACGGGCTCTCCAAGGCGGAGATCGGACCGGTCGTCTCGGAAACGGCGCGGAGCAAGGTGATCCGGCTGGTCGAGGACGCGAAGGCCAAGGGTGCAACGGTGGTCTGCGGTGGAAAAATTCCGGAGAGCGAGCCGGTCGGCTGGTTCTATGAGCCAACCATTCTGACCGGCTGCACGCCGGACATGGCGATCATGCGGGAAGAATGCTTCGGCCCCGTGGCCGCGATCATGAAGGTGAAGGATTTCGACGAAGCGATCGAGCGGGCCAACGACAGCGAGTTCGGCCTCGGCGCCTCTGTCTTCACCACCTCGCTGGAGGAGGCGATGGAGGCAGCGGATCGGCTGGAGGCCGGCATGGTCTGGGTCAACAACCCGCTGATCGACAACGACGCGCTGCCATTCGGCGGCTGGAAAAAATCCGGTCTTGGCCGCGAACTGTCGAAGCTTGGCCTCGACGCCTTCCGCCGCTCGAAAATGGTCATCATCGACCACAAACCGGTTGTTCAGGGCTGGTGGTATCCCTATCCGGACGAGTGGTTCTATGAGGCCGAAGGCCGCAAGCACGTCTGACAAAAATGCTTTGAAAAGGAACAGACAATGATCATCACCCTTCTCGGCGGCGCTGGCTTTATGGGTGCGGGCATCGTGCGCGACCTCGTTTCCGACCGTGCCATCATCGACATCACCAAGATCCGCCTCTGCGACGCCTCACGTGAGAAAATGGAAGCGTTGGCCAAGGAACTCGGCGACCCGCGCATCGAACTCGTCGACCTCAACGTCACCGATCCGGCCGCGCTTTCTGCCGCCATCTCAGGCGCCGACATCTGCATCAACTGCGTGCCGACCCTGCTCGGTTTCCAGATGAAGATCTTCGAGGCGGCGCTAGCGGCCAAGGTACCCTACGTCGATCTCGGTGGTCTCGGCACCTACACGGTCAAGCAGCTTGCCGAGCACGAGCGCTTCAAGGCCGCGGGCGTGACCGCCGTCATCGGCGTCGGTGCCGACCCCGGCATGTCAAACGTCATCTGCCGCGCGGTTGCCGATGAACTCGACGAGATCGACAGGATCAATCTCTACTGGGCGGCGGAACTGACGGGCGACGAGAACCCGGTCCTCGTCCCGCCCTACAGCGTTTCGACGGTATTGGCGGAGTATGCTCATCCGAGCACTCAGTTCTATGGTGGCAAACATGTCGAATGCCCGCCAATGAGCGGCGGAGAGTTTCTTGATCTGCCCGAGCCATGGGGGCGCTGCGAATTCATGCATTCGCCGCACTCGGAACAGCTCACCGTCCCGTTGGCCGATGGCATAAAGGAAAAGGGGATCAAGGAATTTTCCTGGAAACTCCATCTGCCGCATCGCGAGCACGAGGCCTGGGTCGGGTTGGTGAAGGCCGGCTTCGGCGATTTCAACGAGCCGGTCGAGATCGGCGGTGTCAGCGTCAAGCCGCTTGACGTTCTCAACAAGGTGATCGAGCGCAACATCAAAAACAACACGGACAAGATCCCGGCGCAGGACAGCCACGAGATCCACTTTGCCATCGGCAGGGGCCGCAAGGCCGGCAAGCCCGCGACCGTGCGTGTCGAGGTGACCGTATCGCCGGATCCGATGTATGCCCCCTATGTCGACGCCTGCACCTCGATGAATGCCTCGATCGCGGCGCAGTTGATCCTGAAGCACCCGAAAAAGCCGGGCGTGTATGCGCCGGAAAGCTATTTCGACGTTGCGACCTACTTCCCTGAACTGGAGAAGCGCAAATTCCGGATCTCGAAGACGATTTCCTGAGCGAGGTCTTCGGCGTTCCTTCCGCATCGGACCGCATCAACAAAAAAGACCCGCGGGATAACCGCGGGTCCTTTGCCTCAAACAGCGATCAACGAATGATCAGCCGAACAGCAACTGTTCCTGGCCGTTTTCCTGGATCCAGGTGGGAAGGCCGATCTTGCCGAGGACCGCAAGGAACGGCTTCGGCGGCAGTTCTTCGACGTTTGCCATCCGCTTGACGTCCCATTCGCCGTTGGCGACCATCATGGCAGCTGCGACCGCTGGCACGCCTGCGGTGTAGGAGATGCCCTGTGAGCCAACCTCGTTATAGGCTTCCTTGTGGTCGGCGACGTTGTAGATGAACACTGTCCGTTCCTTGCCGTCCTTGGTGCCCTTCACGTAGTCGCCGATGCAGGTCTTGCCTTCGTATTCCGGAGCGAGCGATGCCGGATCGGGCAGGCAGGCCTTGACCAGCTTGAGCGGCACGACTTCCTGGCCTTCGGCCGTCTTGACCGGCTGCTCGGAGAGCAGGCCGATGTTCTTCAGGACGGTGAAGACGTTGATGTAGTGGTCGCCAAAACCCATCCAGAAGCGCACGTCGGCGCCGTCCATGTTCTTGGCGAGTGAGTGAACCTCGTCATGGCCGCAGAGATAGGCCTTACGCTTGCCGACCACCGGCAGGTCGTATTCCTTGCCGATCTCGAACATCTTGTTCGTCTGCCACTCGCCCTTCTGCCAGGAATAGACGACGCCAGTGAATTCGCGGAAATTGATCTCCGGGTCGAAGTTCGTGGCGAAATACTTGCCATGGCTGCCGGCATTGATGTCGACGATGTCGACGTCGGTCACCTTGTCGAGATACTCGTCCTTGGCCAGCTTGGCGTAGGCGTTGACGACACCCGGGTCGAACCCGGCGCCGAGAATGGCGGTGATGCCCTTCTCCTTGCACTCTTCCGCGCGCTTCCACTCGTAGTTTCCATACCACGGCGGGGTCTCGCAGATCTTGCCCGGCTCTTCGTGGATCGCCGTGTCGATATAGGCGACGCCGGTATCCATGCAGGCGCGCAGCACCGACATGTTGAGGAAGGCGGTGCCGACGTTGATGACGATCTGGACGCCGGACTTCTTGATCAGCGCCTTCGTCGCCTCGATGTCGAGGGCGTCCAGCGCGTGGGCTTCGAGGACACCCGGCTGCTTCATCGCCTTCTTCTCATTCACCGATGCGATAATCGCCTCGCACTTCGCTTTGGTGCGCGAAGCGATATGAATGTCTCCCAATACATCGTTGTTCTGGGCGCATTTATGCGCCACGACCTGTGCCACGCCACCGGCGCCGATGATGAGAACGTTCTTTTTCATTTCGGGGGATATCTCCTTCTACCCGTGAGCTGAAACCTCAGGAGAGGCTCTGTTCGTAGTCCGCGTAGGTGAATTCACGGACAGTTCTGATGCTGCCATCCAGTTCCTTGATGGCGATCGCCGGCATCTTCACGCCATTGAACCAGTTCTTTTTGACCATCGTATAACCGGCAGTGTCCTGGATCGAAATCCGGTCGCCGACCTTGATGTCGTTCTCGAAATCGAACTCGCCGAAGATGTCCCCGGCCAGGCACGACTTGCCGCAGACCATCCAGCGGTGCGGCCCCTTGTTGGGCGCGATCTTTGCGCTTTCGCGGTAGATCAGAAGGTCCAGCATGTGCGCCTCGATTGACGAGTCGACGATCGCGAGGTTCTTGCCGTTGAACAGCGTGTCGAGCACGGTCACTTCGAGCGTGGTCGACTTGGTGATCGAGGCCTCGCCGGGTTCCAGATAGACCTGGACACCATACTCGCCGGAAAAGCGCTTCAGCCGCTCGGCGAAAAGTTCCAGCGGATAGTTGTCGCCGGTGAAGTGGATGCCGCCGCCGAGGCTCACCCACTCGGCCCTCTGCAGGAGCGGCGCGAACTTCTCCTCGATCGAGCCGAGCATCCGGTCGAACAGATCGAAGTCGGAATTCTCGCAGTTGTTGTGGATCATGAAGCCGGAGATCCGGTCCATGACCTTTTCGACCTTGCTCACGTCCCATTCGCCAAGGCGCGAGAAGGGGCGGGCCGGGTCGGCGAGGTCGAAGCTGGACGAGCTGATCTGCGGATTGAGGCGCAGGCCGCGAACGATGCCAGACGCCTTTTCGGCAAAGCGCTCCAACTGTCCGATAGAGTTGAAGATGATCTTGTCGGCATGGCTGACCACTTCGTCGATCTCATAATCAGCGTAGGCGACGGAGTAGGCGTGCGTTTCCTTGCCGAACCGTTCGTGCCCGAGCCGCACCTCATTGAGCGAAGACGAGGTGGTGCCATCCATGTAGTCGCGCATCAGATCGAAGACCGACCAGGTCGCGAAGCATTTTAACGCCAGCAGTGCCTTAGCGCCGGATATCTCCCGCACCTTCGCGATCTTCTCCATGTTCTGGAGAAGCTTCGATTTGTCGATCAGATAATAAGGCGTCTGGATCATGGAGCTTCGTGTCTTTCGTCAGATGGAAAACATCCCGGCTTTCTCCCGCAAGGGAGGTGCCGATACGGATTTCAACTTTAATTCGGAAAGCGCCGCCGGCGTCCTGCACCTCGGTGCGGCGACGAAATCAGTCTACTCTCAGCGGATGGGAGCAATTTGCGCGCTTCTTCGTCCCGGCCGCGGACAACGGTTGCAACGGCCGGGCTAAAATCGCGTTTTCAATCGCAACAGCCTCTGCCCGCGATGAGAGAAGAACGTCAGCATGGCGCCATCTAAGTCCGCAAGCCCGCGGAGTCAAGGCACAGGTGAACCATCGCATAGCGGCCATCCTGCCTTCTGAGAAGGCTTGCGGGCAGGCGCGGCGGAGCGCGGCGTGTCAGGCTCCTGTCGCGGCGTGATCCTTCACTTCCACGATCTTCAACTGGTGGTTCTGGCCATCCCGCGCTCGCCAATCGATGGCCTGTCCCGGAGCCAGGCCGAGAAGGGCTACGCCGATGGGGGTGAGAACCGATACCTTCGCCTGCTCGATATCCGCTTCGCCGGGATAGACGAGCGTTACCGTTCTGGTCTGACCGCTTTCCGTCTCATAGGTGACGGTCGAGCCAATCTGGACGGTGTCGGTGGAAACCTGATCGCTAGGCAGGACCGACGCGCGTTCCAATTCTCCTAGCAGTTCGTCCGCCACTTCGAAGTTGCGGTCGAGTGCTGCCTGAGCCAGATCGTTGAGGCGCGCATAGTCGGCCTCCCGGACATAGATCGACGGCTTGCTCATGAAAACTCCTGTTCAATTCTGCAAGGTTTCGCTCGCGCGCACGGCACGGGCGCTGCAGCGAGTGCATGTTTTAGGTGGATTGGTGTCGCGCGTTGCAGAAGATGACTAGTATGCTCCCCGATACCCAGGGCGCGACAGCGACCGGATTCGGGCTAATGTCCTGCGATTGGACAATTTTTGTATCGGTGACCGATACGGATGATCTGGCTCATAGTCATTCGTTAATGATCGCCGCTCGGCGATCGGGTGTCAAGGAGGCTGTGCGCGCGCCCGTCACAAACTTCCTTTCTGACCTTCCGTCAATTTCCGGTTCAAATTGCCGTGAGATTCCGATAGGTCCCCTTCGGCGCCAACAATTGCCTTGTTAAACATCGGCGCCTGGAGAGCGTGATGACCAATGTCGATGAGAAGTTGGAACCAATCCTAACGGAGGTTCTGCGGCGTAATGAAGGTGAAGTTGAGTTCCATCAAGCCGTCCGCGAGGTTCTTGAAAGCCTCGGACGTGTGGTAGCCAAACATCCGCGTTACGCCGAAAACGCACTCATCGAACGCATTTGCGAACCGGAACGCCAGATCATATTCCGGGTGCCGTGGATTGACGATGCCGGCCAAGTCCAGATCAATCGCGGATTTCGCGTCCAGTTCAACTCGGCACTCGGTCCTTACAAGGGCGGCATCCGCTTCCATCCGTCTGTGAACGTCGGGATCATCAAGTTCCTCGGCTTCGAACAGACGTT
Encoded proteins:
- a CDS encoding cupin domain-containing protein; this translates as MPITPFMKKPLEQTDLVDWGVIPTMIEGESRTSGKVIHKGSNGESECGLWVCTPGKWFCHVTRDEFCHFLEGRCTYVHESGEVIEITPDTAAFFPQDWKGECTVHETIKKVYMIR
- a CDS encoding glycosyltransferase, with amino-acid sequence MSKTIAFFPEAAFGPALNSVGIAQAVQALGHKAVFLSDPGFVSVYEGYGFEAHPVNLSEPMPPEQMAKFWEDFINGHIPNFRKSPIDQVGNYVKDCWTAIVDSAKWAQKDLPRVLDRIQPDLICVDNVILFPAIKQYGKPWVRIISCSENEIEDPKIPPHLSGCGEKDYEGHAAYRDRFNAVIKPIHDDFNAFLSENGESAYPIGQFFEASPYMNLLLYPESVKFHREHPLDPKQFQYLEGCVRKEQPYEVPTFASNNDKPLIYISFGSLGAGDTDLLKRLISTIGKLPYRALVNVGDYKGEYGNLPGNVIVDSWFPQPSVIPQVDAVIHHGGNNSFTECLYFGKPAIIMPYVWDGHDNATRVDETGHGFKMPRYDWTDADLAAKLDACINNPAMKTRLAATSAHMQARNGPKKAAGVLDELVKTGRFNG
- a CDS encoding carboxynorspermidine decarboxylase; this encodes MIQTPYYLIDKSKLLQNMEKIAKVREISGAKALLALKCFATWSVFDLMRDYMDGTTSSSLNEVRLGHERFGKETHAYSVAYADYEIDEVVSHADKIIFNSIGQLERFAEKASGIVRGLRLNPQISSSSFDLADPARPFSRLGEWDVSKVEKVMDRISGFMIHNNCENSDFDLFDRMLGSIEEKFAPLLQRAEWVSLGGGIHFTGDNYPLELFAERLKRFSGEYGVQVYLEPGEASITKSTTLEVTVLDTLFNGKNLAIVDSSIEAHMLDLLIYRESAKIAPNKGPHRWMVCGKSCLAGDIFGEFDFENDIKVGDRISIQDTAGYTMVKKNWFNGVKMPAIAIKELDGSIRTVREFTYADYEQSLS
- a CDS encoding saccharopine dehydrogenase family protein, translating into MKKNVLIIGAGGVAQVVAHKCAQNNDVLGDIHIASRTKAKCEAIIASVNEKKAMKQPGVLEAHALDALDIEATKALIKKSGVQIVINVGTAFLNMSVLRACMDTGVAYIDTAIHEEPGKICETPPWYGNYEWKRAEECKEKGITAILGAGFDPGVVNAYAKLAKDEYLDKVTDVDIVDINAGSHGKYFATNFDPEINFREFTGVVYSWQKGEWQTNKMFEIGKEYDLPVVGKRKAYLCGHDEVHSLAKNMDGADVRFWMGFGDHYINVFTVLKNIGLLSEQPVKTAEGQEVVPLKLVKACLPDPASLAPEYEGKTCIGDYVKGTKDGKERTVFIYNVADHKEAYNEVGSQGISYTAGVPAVAAAMMVANGEWDVKRMANVEELPPKPFLAVLGKIGLPTWIQENGQEQLLFG
- a CDS encoding saccharopine dehydrogenase NADP-binding domain-containing protein yields the protein MIITLLGGAGFMGAGIVRDLVSDRAIIDITKIRLCDASREKMEALAKELGDPRIELVDLNVTDPAALSAAISGADICINCVPTLLGFQMKIFEAALAAKVPYVDLGGLGTYTVKQLAEHERFKAAGVTAVIGVGADPGMSNVICRAVADELDEIDRINLYWAAELTGDENPVLVPPYSVSTVLAEYAHPSTQFYGGKHVECPPMSGGEFLDLPEPWGRCEFMHSPHSEQLTVPLADGIKEKGIKEFSWKLHLPHREHEAWVGLVKAGFGDFNEPVEIGGVSVKPLDVLNKVIERNIKNNTDKIPAQDSHEIHFAIGRGRKAGKPATVRVEVTVSPDPMYAPYVDACTSMNASIAAQLILKHPKKPGVYAPESYFDVATYFPELEKRKFRISKTIS
- a CDS encoding cupin domain-containing protein — translated: MAETTKSTAPHIYGATTYSDLVDWGSQPDSIEGQSHSSGRLVFKGPNNQPESGIWVCTPGRWRLSIPRDEFCHFVAGRAVYRSDDGELIEVEAGTVVMFPGGWTGECTVIETMRNIYMLV
- the rnk gene encoding nucleoside diphosphate kinase regulator, with the translated sequence MSKPSIYVREADYARLNDLAQAALDRNFEVADELLGELERASVLPSDQVSTDTVQIGSTVTYETESGQTRTVTLVYPGEADIEQAKVSVLTPIGVALLGLAPGQAIDWRARDGQNHQLKIVEVKDHAATGA
- a CDS encoding aldehyde dehydrogenase family protein; this translates as MFNPAEPVFYRHPDYVPSTGKHHQVIDPARLTKVGEFANTTPDQMDAVLDAATVAQRDWKRLDAKSRATILHRIANRIEATDMRRCAELMSREMGKPYPEAIGEVANCAGAFRYFAEMARDEAGKVAGTTQAGSFQHARYEPLGLSVHIMPFNFPILLMCWTVAASLASGNGCIIKPAPATTLSTLEFMHVFEALPAGLIACLPGGVELGEALVASPKTHAVAFTGSVAAGKAVAMAAAGQMKPAVIEAGGSDPMIITAHAPIAVAAAGAVTAAFHMSGQVCTSAERFFVVESVHDAFVENFAAETKRLRIGNGLSKAEIGPVVSETARSKVIRLVEDAKAKGATVVCGGKIPESEPVGWFYEPTILTGCTPDMAIMREECFGPVAAIMKVKDFDEAIERANDSEFGLGASVFTTSLEEAMEAADRLEAGMVWVNNPLIDNDALPFGGWKKSGLGRELSKLGLDAFRRSKMVIIDHKPVVQGWWYPYPDEWFYEAEGRKHV
- a CDS encoding cupin domain-containing protein; translated protein: MTTPYWPDTTTVALDDWGPSATSTDGNPHMSGKVLSANSDGSSECGIWSCTPGTRKITIASDEFCYFLGGKGTYVHESGEEIPVRAGSAVFFPGGWTGTSIITETLTKAFMSRGD